DNA sequence from the Amycolatopsis sp. Hca4 genome:
TGCGTCACCGCGCCAGGAGCGACGCGGCCTCCTGAGCCGCGGGTCCTTCGGCGGCCAGGTGCTGCAGGTTTTCCGGCAGGACCTCGCCGCGGTGGGCCTTGGTCTGGGCATAGAGCCGTCCCGCGCGGTACGAAGACCGCACCAACGGCCCCGCCATCACACCCGCGAAACCCATCGCCTCCGCGGCCTTGGAGTGCTCCACGAACTCCTCCGGCTTCACCCACCGATCCACCGGATGATGCCGCGGCGACGGACGCAGATACTGCGTGATCGTCAAGATCTCGCACCCCGCATCCACCAGATCCCGCATCGCCGGAGCCACCTCGTCAGGCGTCTCACCCATACCCAGGATCAAATTCGACTTCGTCACCAGCCCAGCCTCACGCGCCGCCGTGATGACCTCCAACGACCGCGCATACCGAAACCCCGGACGGATCCGCTTGAAAATCCGCGGCACCGTCTCCACATTGTGCGCCAGCACCTCCGGCCGGGAGCCGAACACCTCGGCCAACTGCGCCGGATCCGCATTGAAGTCCGGGATCAACAGCTCCACACCGGTACCGGGGTTCAGCGCGTGAATCTGCCGGACAGTCTCGGCGTAGAGCCAGGCGCCGCCATCTTCCAGGTCGTCACGAGCGACACCGGTGACAGTCGAATACCGCAAGCCCATGGCCTGCACCGACTCCGCCACCTTCCGCGGCTCAGCCCGATCCAAAGCCGCAGGCTTACCCGTGTCGATCTGACAGAAATCACACCGCCGCGTGCACTGATCCCCACCGATCAGAAACGTCGCCTCACGATCCTCCCAGCACTCGTAAATGTTGGGACAACCCGCCTCTTCACACACCGTGTGCAGACCCTCACGACGAACCAGACCCTTGAGCTCCGTGAACTCCGGCCCCATCCGCACCCGCGTCTTGATCCACGACGGCTTCTTCTCGATCGGCGTCTCACTGTTGCGAACCTCGAGACGCAGCAGCTTCCGGCCTTCTGGCGCAGCACTCACGCCCTCAACCGTACGCCCGTCCGGGCTACGCGGGATCCGGGGTGACGCCGGTCAGCTTTGCGGTGACGTCCCACAACGCGGCCCCCAGCGACTCGCTGCGCGCGGCGGCCACCGGCGGCACCCTGGCCGGGTATCCACGCAGGTTGCCGAGGCCGCGGGGCCCGAAGTAACCGCCGCCTTCGACGCCCTCCGCCGTCGCCGCGTACAGCTGCGGGAGAGTGCCGATGCGGGTGTTCTGGGCGAAGAGCGCCTCGCCGATGCGGTGGCCGCCCGCGATCAGCGAGCGCACCACGGGGTTCGAGTACGAGCGCGCCATGCCGCTGCCGAGGCCGGTCGCGGTGTACCCGGGGTGGGCGGCGACGCTGATCACGTCCGAGCCGGCCGCGCGCAGCCGCCGGTCCAGCTCGAGCGCGAACACCTGGTCGGCGAGCTTCGACTGCCCGTACGCGGCGGCCGCGTTGTAGCGGCGGTGCTCGGCGTTCGGGTCGTCGAGGTGGATGCGGGCGCCGACGGCGGCGAGGCTCGACAGCGTGACCACGCGGGAGCGCAGGGCGGGCATCAGCAGCCACGTCAGCGCCGCGTGGCCGAGGTAGTTGGTGCCGAACTGCAGCTCGAAGCCGTCGGCGGTGCGGCCGCGGGCGGTCGCCATCACGCCGGCGTTGTTGACCAGCACGTCCAGCGCGTCGCCGGTCAGCTCCCTGGTCGAAACGGCGGCCGCGCGCACCGAGGCGAGCTCGCTCAGGTCCAGTGGGATGAGCTCGGGCTCGGCGCCCGCGGCGGCCGCTTTGACGATGTCCAGTGCCTTCGCCCCGCGTTCGGCGGAGCGGCAGGCGAGAAGCACGCGGGCCCCCTTGCCCGCGAGAACTTCGGCGGTGCGCAGCCCGAGCCCCGAATTCGCCCCGGTGACCAGGACGGTCTTGCCGGTCTGGTCGGGGATGTCGGCTTCGGTCCAGCGCTCCGTCATGTGCTTACTAAACCCTGTTCACGCACTCGGCGCGAGCAGGCGCCGCAGGGTTCCCATCATCGGGGCGCGGCGGCGGGTTTCCGAGCGGCTCGTGCGCAGCAGCGCCTCGAACGCGTGACCCACCTTGGTGATCTCTTCGGCCGGCTCGCGCGGGTCGGCCAGTCCGGCCGTGACGGCGAGCATCCGCAGCTCGCTTTCGCGCATCCGGCGCAGCGGCGCGTGCCGCTCGCACGCGCCGTCGAGGACTGCGCGCAGGTCGGCGTGCTCTTCGACGGCGGCGCGCCAGGCGCGGGTGACGGCGTCGACGTGGTCGCCGAGGCCGTCGGCGTCGTCCGGGTCGGCGACCTCGGAGCGCAGGCGGCCGCTCAGCGTGCGCGTCCACTGGTACTGCAGGGCGGTGAGGACGTTTTCCTCGGTGCCGAAGTGCTCTTCGGCACCGGGCACCTCCTCGAGCGGCAGCGGCTCGCCCGGGTTCCGGGCGGCCAGGCGGACGGTCGCTTCCAGGATTTCCTGACGTCGGTAGAAGTCGGTCCAGCTCATCTGTGGCTCCCCTTCCGTGGCCCGGGTCATACCGCGGGTTTGCGGCATACTCCCGGTACGGACCTGACGCGCTGA
Encoded proteins:
- the lipA gene encoding lipoyl synthase, whose amino-acid sequence is MSAAPEGRKLLRLEVRNSETPIEKKPSWIKTRVRMGPEFTELKGLVRREGLHTVCEEAGCPNIYECWEDREATFLIGGDQCTRRCDFCQIDTGKPAALDRAEPRKVAESVQAMGLRYSTVTGVARDDLEDGGAWLYAETVRQIHALNPGTGVELLIPDFNADPAQLAEVFGSRPEVLAHNVETVPRIFKRIRPGFRYARSLEVITAAREAGLVTKSNLILGMGETPDEVAPAMRDLVDAGCEILTITQYLRPSPRHHPVDRWVKPEEFVEHSKAAEAMGFAGVMAGPLVRSSYRAGRLYAQTKAHRGEVLPENLQHLAAEGPAAQEAASLLAR
- a CDS encoding oxidoreductase yields the protein MTERWTEADIPDQTGKTVLVTGANSGLGLRTAEVLAGKGARVLLACRSAERGAKALDIVKAAAAGAEPELIPLDLSELASVRAAAVSTRELTGDALDVLVNNAGVMATARGRTADGFELQFGTNYLGHAALTWLLMPALRSRVVTLSSLAAVGARIHLDDPNAEHRRYNAAAAYGQSKLADQVFALELDRRLRAAGSDVISVAAHPGYTATGLGSGMARSYSNPVVRSLIAGGHRIGEALFAQNTRIGTLPQLYAATAEGVEGGGYFGPRGLGNLRGYPARVPPVAAARSESLGAALWDVTAKLTGVTPDPA